A single window of Luteipulveratus halotolerans DNA harbors:
- the glpK gene encoding glycerol kinase GlpK, translating to MTKKYIAAIDQGTTSTRCMIFDHDGAVAAVAQMEHEQIFPKAGWVEHNPKEVWDNTRKVCAEALAKKDLKASDFAAVGITNQRETAVVWDKTTGEAVYNAIVWQDTRTDKIVDELAGKDGPDKYKKKVGLPLATYFSGPKVRWILDNVDGAREKAEKGDLLFGNMDTWVIWNMTGGTDGGIHVTDVTNASRTMLMDLETLQWDESIAADMQIPMSMLPEIKSSSEVYGEVRPRGVLAGVPIAGILGDQQAATFGQVCFEPGTAKNTYGTGNFLLLNTGEEKVDSKNGLLTTVCYKIGDNKPVYALEGSIAVTGSLVQWLRDNLGLIKDAPEVETLAKKVDDNGDVYIVPAFSGLFAPHWRSDARGVIVGLTRYVNKNHIARAALEAVAYQSKEVVDAMNADSGVDLTELKVDGGMVVNDTLMQFQADVLDVPVIRPQINETTALGAAYAAGLATGFWKDEDELRKQWAEDKRWEPQMDAKDRDAGFAKWNKAVKRTLDWTKEDA from the coding sequence CGCGGTCGCGCAGATGGAGCACGAGCAGATCTTCCCGAAGGCCGGGTGGGTCGAGCACAACCCCAAGGAGGTCTGGGACAACACCCGCAAGGTGTGCGCCGAGGCGCTCGCCAAGAAGGACCTCAAGGCCAGCGACTTCGCGGCGGTCGGCATCACCAACCAGCGCGAGACGGCCGTCGTCTGGGACAAGACCACCGGTGAGGCGGTCTACAACGCCATCGTCTGGCAGGACACCCGCACCGACAAGATCGTCGACGAGCTCGCCGGCAAGGACGGCCCGGACAAGTACAAGAAGAAGGTCGGGCTCCCGCTCGCGACGTACTTCTCCGGGCCCAAGGTGCGCTGGATCCTCGACAACGTCGACGGCGCCCGCGAGAAGGCCGAGAAAGGTGACCTGCTGTTCGGCAACATGGACACCTGGGTGATCTGGAACATGACCGGTGGCACCGACGGCGGCATCCACGTCACCGACGTCACCAACGCCTCGCGCACCATGCTGATGGACCTCGAGACCCTGCAGTGGGACGAGTCGATCGCGGCCGACATGCAGATCCCGATGTCGATGCTGCCCGAGATCAAGTCCTCCTCCGAGGTCTACGGCGAGGTCCGTCCGCGCGGCGTGCTGGCCGGCGTACCCATCGCAGGCATCCTCGGCGACCAGCAGGCGGCGACGTTCGGGCAGGTGTGCTTCGAGCCCGGCACGGCCAAGAACACCTACGGCACGGGCAACTTCCTGCTGCTCAACACCGGTGAGGAGAAGGTCGACTCCAAGAACGGCCTGCTCACGACGGTCTGCTACAAGATCGGCGACAACAAGCCGGTGTACGCCCTCGAGGGCTCGATCGCCGTCACCGGTTCGCTGGTGCAGTGGCTGCGCGACAACCTCGGCCTGATCAAGGACGCACCCGAGGTCGAGACCCTCGCCAAGAAGGTCGACGACAACGGTGACGTCTACATCGTGCCGGCGTTCTCGGGCCTGTTCGCACCGCACTGGCGCTCCGATGCCCGCGGTGTGATCGTCGGCCTGACGCGTTACGTCAACAAGAACCACATCGCGCGGGCGGCGCTGGAGGCCGTGGCCTACCAGAGCAAGGAGGTCGTCGATGCGATGAACGCCGACTCGGGCGTCGACCTCACCGAGCTCAAGGTCGACGGCGGCATGGTCGTCAACGACACGCTCATGCAGTTCCAGGCCGACGTCCTCGACGTGCCCGTCATCCGGCCGCAGATCAACGAGACGACGGCGCTCGGTGCGGCCTACGCCGCGGGTCTGGCCACCGGGTTCTGGAAGGACGAGGACGAGCTGCGCAAGCAGTGGGCCGAGGACAAGCGGTGGGAGCCGCAGATGGACGCCAAGGACCGTGACGCGGGCTTCGCGAAGTGGAACAAGGCGGTCAAGCGCACTCTCGACTGGACCAAGGAAGACGCCTGA
- a CDS encoding SigE family RNA polymerase sigma factor, which yields MTDSEVDLAALYAAHHLSMVRLARLLVDDLASAEDVVQDAFLGLHRRQGQLRDPGAAVGYIRQAVVNQARSQLRRRRTVRAHLRVAEPEIGPAADADLMLSEEHREVLAAVNQLPERQREVLILRFWSGLSETEIAETMGVSNGTVKSQASRAMKTLQQILEAERGRA from the coding sequence GTGACCGATTCCGAGGTGGATCTCGCTGCGCTGTACGCCGCACACCACCTCTCGATGGTCCGGCTGGCCCGACTGCTCGTGGACGACCTGGCCTCGGCCGAGGACGTCGTCCAGGACGCGTTCCTCGGGCTGCACCGCCGCCAGGGTCAGCTGCGCGACCCCGGAGCAGCGGTCGGTTACATCCGCCAGGCCGTCGTCAACCAGGCCCGTTCGCAGCTGCGCCGTCGTCGTACGGTGCGCGCCCACCTGCGGGTCGCCGAGCCCGAGATCGGCCCCGCCGCCGACGCCGACCTGATGCTCAGCGAGGAGCACCGCGAGGTCCTGGCCGCCGTCAACCAGCTGCCCGAGCGTCAGCGCGAGGTGCTGATCCTGCGCTTCTGGTCGGGCCTGTCCGAGACCGAGATCGCCGAGACGATGGGCGTCAGCAACGGCACCGTCAAGTCCCAGGCGAGCCGCGCGATGAAGACCCTCCAGCAGATCCTCGAAGCCGAGCGGGGGCGAGCATGA
- a CDS encoding phosphoenolpyruvate carboxykinase (GTP), protein MTATDAPGTTGTSHAKLQAWVDEVAALTTPDRIQWVTGSDEEWTELTDRLVEAGTFVRLNEEKKPNSFYAASDPSDVARVEDRTYICSVDEKDSGPTNNWMEPEKMKDLMRGLYKGCMKGRTMYVIPFVMGHLESENPMFGVEITDSEYVVVSMRVMARTGSKVLEKIEELGDAANYVPALHSVGAPLEDGQQDVKWPCNPEKYIVQFPEERTIWSFGSGYGGNALLGKKCYSLRIASVMARDEGWLAEHMLILKLISPEQQVYYVAAAFPSACGKTNLAMLKPTIPGWKVETLGDDIAWMRFGKDGRLYAVNPEFGFFGVAPGTNEHTNPNAMATINKGNSVFTNVALTDDGDIWWEGLENTPAHATSWKGQDWTPDSEELSSHPNSRYCTPIEQCDILADEYNDPNGVPISAILFGGRRKTTVPLVTEARDWLHGTFMGATLSSETTAAATGAVGVVRRDPMAMLPFIGYNAGDYFNHWVNLGKDADATKLPKIFYVNWFRRDDEGGFLWPGFGENSRVLKWVIERIEGKAAAVETPIGHVPTPESLDVDGLDMSDADLEKALAVDAEEWKAEIPQIEEWFAKFGDQLPTQLQVELDGLKARLGL, encoded by the coding sequence ATGACGGCAACGGACGCGCCCGGCACCACGGGTACCTCGCACGCCAAGCTCCAGGCCTGGGTCGACGAGGTCGCCGCCCTCACCACCCCCGACCGCATCCAGTGGGTCACGGGCTCCGACGAGGAGTGGACCGAGCTGACCGACCGACTCGTCGAGGCCGGCACGTTCGTGCGCCTCAACGAGGAGAAGAAGCCCAACAGCTTCTACGCCGCGTCCGACCCGAGCGATGTCGCCCGCGTCGAGGACCGCACGTACATCTGCTCCGTGGACGAGAAGGACTCCGGCCCCACCAACAACTGGATGGAGCCGGAGAAGATGAAGGACCTCATGCGAGGTCTGTACAAGGGGTGCATGAAGGGCCGCACCATGTACGTCATCCCGTTCGTTATGGGTCACCTCGAGTCCGAGAACCCGATGTTCGGTGTCGAGATCACCGACTCCGAGTACGTCGTCGTGTCGATGCGCGTCATGGCCCGCACGGGCAGCAAGGTCCTGGAGAAGATCGAGGAGCTCGGCGACGCGGCGAACTACGTGCCGGCGCTGCACTCGGTCGGCGCCCCGCTCGAGGACGGCCAGCAGGACGTCAAGTGGCCGTGCAACCCCGAGAAGTACATCGTGCAGTTCCCCGAGGAGCGCACGATCTGGAGCTTCGGCTCGGGCTACGGCGGCAACGCGCTGCTCGGCAAGAAGTGCTACTCGCTGCGCATCGCGTCGGTCATGGCGCGCGACGAGGGCTGGCTGGCCGAGCACATGCTCATCCTCAAGCTCATCTCGCCCGAGCAGCAGGTCTACTACGTCGCCGCGGCCTTCCCGAGCGCCTGTGGCAAGACCAACCTCGCCATGCTCAAGCCGACCATCCCGGGCTGGAAGGTCGAGACGCTGGGTGACGACATCGCCTGGATGCGCTTCGGCAAGGACGGCCGCCTGTACGCCGTCAACCCCGAGTTCGGCTTCTTCGGTGTCGCTCCGGGCACCAACGAGCACACCAACCCCAACGCGATGGCCACCATCAACAAGGGCAACTCGGTCTTCACCAACGTCGCCCTGACCGACGACGGCGACATCTGGTGGGAGGGCCTGGAGAACACCCCCGCCCACGCGACGAGCTGGAAGGGCCAGGACTGGACGCCCGACTCCGAGGAGCTGTCCAGCCACCCGAACTCGCGCTACTGCACCCCGATCGAGCAGTGCGACATCCTGGCCGACGAGTACAACGACCCGAACGGCGTGCCGATCTCGGCGATCCTGTTCGGTGGCCGCCGCAAGACCACGGTCCCGCTGGTGACCGAGGCCCGCGACTGGCTGCACGGCACGTTCATGGGCGCGACCCTCTCGTCCGAGACCACCGCCGCCGCGACCGGCGCCGTGGGTGTCGTGCGCCGCGACCCGATGGCGATGCTGCCGTTCATCGGCTACAACGCCGGTGACTACTTCAACCACTGGGTCAACCTCGGCAAGGACGCCGACGCCACCAAGCTGCCGAAGATCTTCTACGTCAACTGGTTCCGTCGCGACGACGAGGGCGGCTTCCTGTGGCCGGGCTTCGGCGAGAACAGCCGCGTCCTGAAGTGGGTCATCGAGCGCATCGAGGGCAAGGCCGCTGCGGTCGAGACCCCGATCGGTCACGTGCCCACGCCTGAGAGCCTCGACGTCGACGGGCTCGACATGAGCGACGCCGACCTCGAGAAGGCCCTCGCGGTCGACGCCGAGGAGTGGAAGGCCGAGATCCCGCAGATCGAGGAGTGGTTCGCCAAGTTCGGCGACCAGCTCCCGACCCAGCTGCAGGTCGAGCTGGACGGCCTGAAGGCCCGCCTCGGCCTGTAA
- a CDS encoding RlmE/FtsJ family methyltransferase gives MEQSVLFSVAPDYYRSAVAELRRSLPVRKILRVGEDAGVVRLDAGGQAEVAQAAIAGDLRFVRHLAAVDEDVKTAQLDDLDAEGVADWAADVVLDELDTGDEVSLHVWDSGEVPWAPGKIRRPLLEVLMDNGIRVVTSGAEQTVSLCVGTERTTVGLGSSGLGLCDWAGGRIRLAKRKEQVSRAELKLEELFGFIGAPTGRVAVDLGASPGGWSRILRTHGFERVYAVDPADLDERVLADDEIHHHRTTAGEFLDHYQGEPVDLIVNDMRMVPHMTAVTMVDAADILRPGGQVVVTFKLGTSNPVKQTDESLETLAAAYDPTFIRQLQHNRHELTVVATRR, from the coding sequence GTGGAACAGTCCGTGCTCTTCTCGGTGGCCCCCGACTACTACCGTTCGGCGGTCGCCGAGCTGCGTCGGTCGCTACCTGTCCGCAAGATCCTGCGCGTCGGTGAGGACGCCGGCGTCGTACGCCTCGACGCAGGCGGTCAGGCCGAGGTCGCCCAGGCCGCGATCGCCGGTGACCTGCGGTTCGTACGCCACCTCGCGGCCGTCGACGAGGACGTCAAGACCGCACAGCTGGACGACCTCGACGCCGAGGGCGTGGCCGACTGGGCGGCCGACGTCGTACTCGACGAGCTCGACACGGGCGACGAGGTCAGCCTGCACGTCTGGGACAGCGGCGAGGTGCCGTGGGCGCCCGGCAAGATCCGGCGTCCACTGCTGGAAGTGTTGATGGACAACGGAATTCGCGTGGTCACCTCGGGCGCCGAGCAGACCGTGTCGCTGTGCGTCGGCACGGAGCGTACGACGGTCGGCCTGGGTTCGAGCGGCCTCGGGCTGTGCGACTGGGCCGGCGGCCGCATCCGGCTGGCCAAGCGCAAGGAGCAGGTGTCGCGCGCCGAGCTCAAGCTCGAGGAGCTGTTCGGGTTCATCGGCGCCCCGACCGGTCGCGTGGCGGTCGACCTCGGCGCGAGCCCGGGTGGTTGGTCGCGCATCCTGCGCACGCACGGTTTCGAGCGTGTGTACGCCGTCGACCCCGCCGACCTCGACGAGCGTGTGCTCGCCGACGACGAGATCCACCACCACCGCACGACGGCGGGCGAGTTCCTCGACCACTACCAGGGCGAGCCGGTCGACCTGATCGTCAACGACATGCGGATGGTCCCTCACATGACGGCCGTGACGATGGTCGACGCCGCCGACATCCTGCGACCGGGCGGCCAGGTGGTCGTGACGTTCAAGCTCGGCACGAGCAACCCGGTCAAGCAGACCGACGAGTCGCTGGAGACCCTGGCGGCGGCGTACGACCCGACGTTCATCCGTCAGCTGCAGCACAACCGCCACGAGCTGACGGTCGTCGCCACCCGCCGCTGA